A region from the Triticum aestivum cultivar Chinese Spring chromosome 3D, IWGSC CS RefSeq v2.1, whole genome shotgun sequence genome encodes:
- the LOC123080509 gene encoding uncharacterized protein, translated as MDGYRRAPPPAAAAASAASVLGDDDLLREIFIRLGFPNCLVRAALVSQRWLLNASDPAFLRRFRERNPPRVLGVCAGYSVRPFKFVPLPQPPELAALSRRAASSCAYAFARGGQRIEHCRNGRLIVESLRKGTFKHSVLAPLLYGEPEAVLPPIPPPRRHPQELTQGSFTQIFLPEDGGREGITLVNLWKVQREVRAEVYVLGAAGWGVPTTAITEIELQYAATFFAKMLPPVHGKVFVVTGFGYTLGLDLATATFVMLQLPAGVRYNYMLSSAEGSGIYLVTVDRFQLSVWLHRMAGDNHGAGGWLLVDTFSVLEACARLAGDSWVPCEYLNVAAVGDNADFVFLDHPSSGVIFYVHLSSRVVKMVYQRTADEHECRSVAVRISPVMTIWPPIFPALNIGHDQEGIVRAVRSLDRR; from the exons ATGGACGGCTACAGGCGGgctccgccgccggcggcggccgccgcATCGGCGGCATCAGTGCTCGGCGACGACGATCTCCTCCGCGAGATCTTCATCCGCCTCGGCTTCCCCAACTGCCTCGTCCGCGCCGCCCTCGTCTCCCAGCGGTGGCTCCTCAACGCCTCCGACCCGGCCTTCCTCCGCCGCTTCCGCGAGCGCAACCCGCCCCGCGTCCTCGGCGTCTGCGCCGGCTACTCGGTGAGACCGTTCAAGTTCGTGCCGCTCCCACAGCCcccggagctcgccgccctctcgcggcgcgcggcctcctcctgcgcctacgCCTTTGCCCGAGGAGGCCAGCGCATCGAGCACTGCCGGAACGGCCGCCTCATCGTCGAGTCCCTCCGCAAGGGAACATTCAAGCACTCCGTCCTCGCGCCGCTGCTCTACGGGGAGCCCGAGGCGGTCCTCCCACCGATCCCGCCGCCCCGCCGTCATCCGCAGGAGCTCACTCAAGGGTCATTCACTCAGATTTTCCTGCCCGAGGACGGGGGGCGCGAAGGCATCACCTTGGTGAATCTGTGGAAGGTCCAGCGAGAAGTCCGTGCGGAGGTCTACGTGCTGGGAGCCGCCGGATGGGGCGTCCCTACCACCGCCATCACAGAGATAGAGCTCCAGTATGCCGCAACCTTCTTTGCAAAAATGCTACCGCCCGTCCATGGTAAGGTCTTCGTGGTGACCGGCTTTGGGTACACCCTGGGTCTAGATTTGGCCACGGCAACGTTCGTGATGCTACAACTACCAGCTGGAGTGCGTTACAATTACATGCTCTCATCTGCGGAGGGTTCCGGGATCTATCTTGTCACTGTGGACCGGTTTCAGCTCAGCGTGTGGCTCCATCGGATGGCAGGCGACAACCATGGTGCAGGTGGCTGGCTCTTGGTGGACACGTTTTCTGTTCTCGAGGCATGCGCACGTCTTGCGGGTGACAGTTGGGTGCCTTGTGAATATCTTAATGTTGCCGCTGTCGGAGACAATGCCGACTTTGTGTTCTTGGATCATCCATCAAGCGGTGTTATCTTTTATGTTCATCTCAGTAGCAGGGTGGTTAAGATGGTGTATCAGAGGACGGCAGATGAACATGAGTGTAGAAGTGTGGCTGTACGCATCTCTCCTGTTATGACAATCTGGCCGCCTATATTCCCAGCACTGAACATAGGACATGATCAAGAG GGGATTGTTAGGGCTGTCAGATCTCTCGACAGAAGATGA
- the LOC123080510 gene encoding uncharacterized protein, which translates to MDGDRRPPAAAAAASAASVLGDDDLLREILLRLGFPTCLVRAALVCKRWLLHASDPAFLRRFRERNPPRLLGFCLRCPDGYSFVPLPQPPELAVPIRRATSSCAAAFAIKIHRIKHCRNGRLITNYFDGCTHHHAIMAPLLHGESATALPPIPLHSRDWARRAQVRFFEMFLPEDGGLHGITLLHLWMVGRKIYAEVCVLRSSGWGVPATAEMELPAQRYDEGFLDDMLPPVLGKVFMVTASGTGYALGLDLATASFFTLELPVGVQSNYKLSCAEDSGLYLVSADGFQLSVWLHPMIGDDDGGANWRLVDTFCVHETCTRLVDRYWVPLYNFIAVDFVGDNAEFVILYHPASCIFFYVHLRNRVVEKVYQRPTPTAITPVYGRFHISPVMMTWPPIFPTLNKGHDQEE; encoded by the coding sequence ATGGACGGCGATAGGCGGCCtccggcggcggccgcggccgcaTCGGCGGCATCGGTCCTCGGCGACGACGACCTGCTCCGCGAGATCCTGCTCCGCCTCGGCTTCCCCACCTGCCTCGTCCGCGCAGCCCTCGTCTGCAAGCGGTGGCTCCTCCACGCCTCCGACCCGGCCTTCCTCCGCCGCTTCCGCGAGCGCAACCCGCCCCGCCTCCTCGGCTTCTGCCTCCGCTGCCCTGACGGGTATTCTTTCGTGCCGCTGCCACAGCCCCCGGAGCTCGCCGTCCCCATACGCCGGGCgacctcctcctgcgccgccgccttcgccaTCAAAATCCATCGAATCAAGCACTGCCGGAACGGCCGCCTCATCACCAACTACTTCGACGGCTGCACACATCATCATGCCATCATGGCGCCGCTGCTGCACGGGGAATCCGCAACCGCCCTCCCGCCGATCCCGCTACACTCCCGTGACTGGGCCAGGCGCGCTCAAGTGAGATTCTTTGAGATGTTCCTACCCGAGGATGGGGGCCTCCACGGCATCACCTTGCTGCATCTCTGGATGGTTGGGCGAAAAATCTATGCGGAGGTGTGCGTCCTGAGATCCAGCGGTTGGGGCGTCCCTGCCACCGCAGAGATGGAGCTCCCTGCTCAAAGGTATGACGAAGGCTTCCTTGATGACATGCTACCACCCGTCCTTGGCAAGGTCTTCATGGTGACCGCCTCTGGGACTGGGTACGCCCTGGGCCTAGATTTGGCGACGGCGAGCTTTTTCACCCTTGAGCTCCCAGTTGGAGTGCAGAGCAACTATAAGCTCTCATGTGCGGAGGATTCTGGGCTCTATCTTGTCAGTGCAGACGGGTTTCAGCTCAGTGTGTGGCTCCATCCGATGATCGGTGACGACGATGGTGGAGCCAACTGGAGGCTGGTAGACACATTTTGTGTCCATGAGACATGCACACGTCTTGTGGATCGTTATTGGGTGCCCCTTTATAATTTTATTGCTGTTGATTTTGTCGGGGACAATGCCGAGTTTGTGATCTTGTATCATCCAGCAAGCTGCATTTTCTTTTATGTTCATCTCAGGAACAGGGTGGTTGAGAAGGTGTATCAGAGGCCGACGCCTACGGCTATCACTCCGGTCTATGGCCGCTTCCATATCTCTCCTGTTATGATGACCTGGCCGCCTATCTTTCCGACACTGAACAAAGGACATGATCAAGAGGAATGA
- the LOC123075458 gene encoding factor of DNA methylation 2-like gives MAHIEAAVSRKQRHLRSDLLPNLEWGGGHGVNWATLIWCEARDEMAHLVQRDRSDHDCYYGAYLQRLIWWQRPDLFQLPLEPGASRAQQQQAIRTNQSASDEIQTLRSELLLKIHQVEVRSKQIDLALEKIDAASKAIDATSKKFDAISKQLDARSKQLDARSEQLGVIPEPNIEQEGDAHALKQVLAAKEKKRNDDLQDAWNARKVLMLALPSDKSTNARAHIGVRWMGELDPRAFANACKNAAQQDAQVNYDTLCSMWQDEIANPNWRPYRVFTVDGKETVCRL, from the exons ATGGCGCATATAGAAGCTGCTGTCAGCAGGAAGCAACGTCACCTGCGGAGCGATTTGTTGCCTAATTTGGAGTGGGGCGGCGGCCATGGGGTTAACTGGGCGACTCTGATATGGTGTGAAGCGAGGGACGAGATGGCACACCTGGTTCAGAGGGACAGGAGTGACCATGACTGCTACTATGGCGCATACCTGCAAAGGCTCATTTGGTGGCAGAGGCCAGACCTCTTCCAGTTGCCGCTGGAGCCCGGCGCATCGCGCGCCCAACAGCAACAGGCAATTCGCACCAACCAATCAGCTTCCGATGAGATCCAAACGCTCCGCTCGGAACTGCTGCTCAAGATACATCAGGTTGAAGTGAGATCCAAGCAGATCGATTTGGCATTAGAGAAGATCGACGCCGCCTCCAAGGCCATCGATGCGACGTCCAAGAAATTTGATGCGATATCCAAGCAGCTGGATGCGAGATCAAAGCAGCTGGATGCAAGGTCGGAGCAGCTTGGTGTGATACCTGAACCAAACATTGAGCAAGAAGGGGACGCTCACGCGCTCAAGCAGGTGCTGGCTGCCAAGGAGAAAAAAAGAAACGATGACTTGCAAGACGCTTGGAATGCTCGGAAAGTGCTGATGTTG GCCTTGCCCTCGGATAAGTCTACAAATGCGCGTGCACATATAGGTGTCAGATGGATGGGTGAGCTTGACCCAAGAGCGTTTGCAAATGCTTGCAAAAATGCAGCACAACAGGATGCACAAGTTAATTATGATACTCTTTGCTCCATGTGGCAAGATGAAATTGCGAACCCAAATTGGCGCCCGTATAGGGTATTCACTGTTGATGGTAAAGAGACGGTATGTAGGCTGTAG